One genomic segment of Ignavibacteriota bacterium includes these proteins:
- a CDS encoding DUF58 domain-containing protein: protein MKKQNDFSKLLNPSVIAKLKTLELKARTVVEGFMVGYHKSPYHGFSVEFSQHRPYMQGDSIKNLDWKVFAKSEKYFIKQYEEETNLLAHVILDTSKSMDYKNESEISKFEYAKVLAASFIYLLLKQQDAVGLALYSSELKSYLSPKSKRTYLTQLLTEIEKFSPNSETKTSDSINSIAEKITKRGLVILISDFLDDPKEILNSLKKFYFKKNEVIIFHVLDPTEINFNFRNDSIFVDIETKEELTTQPIQIQKSYYDSMQNYLNEIKNGCTKLGYDYNLIDTTSSYDNSLMSFFKKRQRLN, encoded by the coding sequence ATGAAAAAGCAGAATGATTTTTCTAAACTTTTAAATCCTTCCGTAATTGCAAAATTAAAAACTCTTGAACTAAAAGCACGAACTGTGGTGGAAGGTTTTATGGTTGGTTATCATAAAAGTCCCTACCACGGTTTTAGTGTTGAGTTTAGTCAGCACCGACCTTATATGCAAGGCGATTCAATCAAAAATTTAGATTGGAAAGTTTTTGCAAAAAGTGAAAAATATTTTATCAAACAATATGAAGAAGAAACAAATCTTTTAGCTCATGTAATTCTTGATACAAGTAAATCAATGGATTACAAAAATGAAAGTGAGATTTCCAAATTTGAATATGCAAAAGTTTTAGCCGCAAGTTTTATTTATCTTCTTCTTAAACAGCAAGATGCAGTTGGATTGGCTTTATATTCAAGCGAGTTGAAAAGTTATTTATCTCCAAAATCTAAAAGAACTTATTTAACACAACTTTTAACTGAGATTGAAAAATTTTCTCCGAATAGTGAAACTAAAACTTCCGATTCAATAAATTCTATTGCGGAAAAAATTACAAAACGGGGATTAGTAATTTTAATTTCGGATTTTTTAGATGATCCGAAAGAAATATTAAATTCGCTGAAGAAATTTTATTTCAAAAAAAATGAAGTTATAATTTTTCACGTTTTAGATCCGACTGAAATAAATTTTAATTTTAGGAATGATTCAATATTTGTTGATATTGAAACGAAAGAAGAACTTACAACTCAGCCTATTCAAATTCAAAAATCTTATTATGATTCAATGCAGAATTATTTGAATGAAATAAAAAACGGTTGTACAAAACTTGGTTATGATTATAATTTGATTGATACAACTTCTTCGTATGATAATTCATTAATGAGTTTTTTTAAGAAGCGGCAAAGATTAAATTAG
- a CDS encoding tetratricopeptide repeat protein, which yields MKSIKSVIILFLLFAFTFCSSENEKQIFNEAKSLIASAKYDEAVVKFEEVVNKFPESGVADSSLFEIAKLYQGQVIKNVKPMESLNKAVDTYQIIFEKYPNSPLAESSIFMSAFILANEIKNFPKAEKNYKMYLEKYPNGDLADDAQMELKNLGKSPEDVLRNNNVL from the coding sequence ATGAAATCTATAAAAAGTGTAATTATTTTATTTTTATTATTTGCATTTACATTTTGCAGCAGTGAAAATGAAAAACAAATTTTTAACGAAGCGAAAAGTTTAATTGCTTCCGCAAAGTATGATGAAGCGGTTGTTAAATTTGAAGAAGTTGTAAATAAATTTCCGGAAAGCGGAGTTGCAGATTCTTCATTATTTGAAATTGCAAAACTTTACCAAGGTCAAGTTATAAAAAATGTAAAACCTATGGAATCGTTAAATAAAGCGGTTGACACGTATCAAATAATTTTTGAAAAGTATCCCAATTCACCTTTAGCGGAAAGTTCAATTTTTATGTCGGCGTTTATTCTTGCCAACGAAATTAAAAATTTTCCCAAAGCAGAAAAAAATTACAAAATGTATTTGGAAAAATATCCAAATGGTGATTTAGCAGATGATGCACAAATGGAATTAAAAAATTTAGGCAAATCGCCGGAAGATGTTTTAAGAAATAATAATGTTTTGTAA
- a CDS encoding radical SAM protein — translation MNLLEILNKNEISQEEIFFLLNLEEKEDFSILFEKSRAVKELYLGRFKNKIASIQFSNNCENNCLYCELREDNISTPRFRLSPDEILVKIKEIISKDVTNIILQSGSDSYYDSDMISYLIYKIKKDHDVQITLHLLQRCFDEYRAWKFAGADFYLLKFNSSNTNSFSFFNKNNKLEDRLNHLKYLKRLGYKICTGNIVGLPNQTKADLVNDLLLLKSIEPELVFNTPFVPQYYSKFQNISKVEISLMLKFIAITRIILRKSEIIISDSIDFFDRNEKKQLFEVGANMLLIEFAGNSDEKLKNNLNHNSKNTSAKDKIAN, via the coding sequence ATGAATTTATTAGAAATCTTAAATAAAAATGAAATTTCGCAAGAAGAAATTTTCTTTCTCCTAAATTTGGAAGAAAAAGAAGATTTTTCCATTCTTTTTGAAAAATCTCGCGCAGTAAAAGAACTTTATTTAGGAAGATTCAAAAATAAAATTGCATCAATTCAGTTTTCAAACAATTGCGAAAATAATTGTCTTTATTGCGAGTTAAGGGAAGACAATATTTCAACTCCGCGATTTAGACTTTCTCCAGATGAAATTCTTGTAAAAATAAAAGAAATAATAAGCAAAGATGTAACAAATATAATTTTACAATCCGGTTCTGATAGTTATTACGATTCGGATATGATTTCGTATTTAATTTATAAGATTAAAAAAGATCACGATGTTCAAATTACGCTGCATTTATTGCAAAGATGTTTTGATGAATACAGAGCTTGGAAATTTGCCGGAGCCGATTTTTATTTGCTCAAATTTAATTCATCAAACACAAATAGTTTTTCTTTCTTTAACAAAAACAACAAGCTTGAAGATAGATTAAATCATTTAAAATATTTGAAAAGATTAGGCTACAAAATTTGCACGGGAAATATTGTCGGGCTTCCAAATCAAACAAAAGCAGATTTGGTAAACGATTTACTTTTGCTTAAATCTATTGAGCCGGAATTGGTTTTTAACACTCCTTTTGTTCCGCAATATTATTCAAAATTTCAAAATATTTCTAAAGTTGAAATTTCTTTGATGTTAAAATTTATTGCAATTACCAGAATTATTCTAAGAAAATCAGAAATTATAATTTCAGATTCAATCGATTTTTTTGATAGAAATGAAAAAAAACAATTATTTGAAGTCGGCGCAAATATGCTGTTAATAGAATTTGCCGGAAATTCTGATGAAAAATTGAAAAATAATTTAAATCATAATTCTAAAAACACTTCAGCAAAAGATAAAATTGCAAATTGA
- a CDS encoding LD-carboxypeptidase, whose translation MKTIKPKKLQKNDLIGIISPASTPNDLEAINRGINYLEKIGYRTKIGKNVGKKHGYLAGTDEERLSDFHEMFEDKEVKAIFSVRGGYGSGRLLNKINFDIIKKNPKIFVGYSDITALQLSIFKKTGLVTFAGPMVASDFSGEINEFAEENFWKVLTSTKKIGKLHNPRDEKFFVLNSGRGEGKIIGGNLSLLISLMGTEYLPSFKDSILLIEEIGEEPYRVDRMLNQLKLANIFKEVKGIILGRFVDCYEKKSEENAISLNEVIENYFAKLKIPVIYSFNHGHIKENLTIPFGVNCNLNATKCFVELTENAVI comes from the coding sequence ATGAAAACTATAAAACCAAAAAAATTACAGAAAAACGACTTAATCGGAATAATTTCTCCCGCATCAACTCCAAATGATCTTGAAGCAATAAATCGAGGAATAAATTATTTAGAAAAAATTGGTTACAGAACTAAAATCGGTAAAAATGTTGGTAAAAAACACGGATATTTAGCCGGAACCGATGAAGAAAGATTGAGTGATTTTCATGAAATGTTTGAAGATAAAGAAGTAAAGGCAATTTTTTCCGTTCGTGGAGGTTATGGTTCCGGAAGATTACTTAACAAAATCAATTTTGATATTATTAAAAAAAATCCCAAAATATTTGTTGGTTACAGCGATATTACAGCTTTGCAATTATCAATTTTTAAGAAAACCGGACTTGTAACTTTTGCCGGACCAATGGTTGCAAGTGATTTTTCCGGTGAAATAAATGAATTTGCCGAAGAAAATTTTTGGAAAGTTTTAACATCGACAAAAAAAATTGGTAAACTTCACAATCCAAGGGATGAAAAATTCTTTGTTCTAAATTCCGGAAGAGGCGAAGGAAAAATTATCGGCGGAAATTTATCTCTTTTAATTTCGTTAATGGGAACCGAATATTTACCAAGTTTTAAAGATTCAATTTTGCTGATTGAAGAAATCGGCGAAGAACCTTACAGAGTTGATAGAATGTTAAATCAGCTCAAATTGGCAAATATTTTTAAAGAAGTTAAAGGAATTATTTTAGGCAGATTTGTTGATTGTTATGAAAAAAAATCCGAAGAAAACGCAATTTCTTTAAACGAAGTTATTGAAAATTATTTTGCAAAATTAAAAATTCCGGTAATTTATAGTTTTAATCACGGACATATTAAAGAAAATTTAACAATTCCGTTTGGCGTAAATTGCAATTTAAATGCAACAAAATGTTTTGTTGAATTAACCGAAAACGCAGTTATTTAA
- a CDS encoding 1-acyl-sn-glycerol-3-phosphate acyltransferase, whose translation MKNYSYYPEILPNSDIYQTDPQIKIPLFSSLLFYFRLIKVVKFSNGQTKKKIYDRYNWVASSIAVLRAAESVGIKVSVKGMKNITSFDGPAVIIGNHMSTLETLLLPSFIQPVKSVVYVIKKELVDFPLFGPVAAARHPIIVGRTNPREDLKIVMDEGSENLQKGRSVIIFPQKTRTSYFDKSSFNSLGVKLAKKNNVPVIPLALITDAWGNGKLVKEFGKIDPAKKVHFEFGKPINVEGNGNEQHEFVLNFITQKFTDWGRTDLIL comes from the coding sequence ATGAAAAACTATTCATATTATCCGGAAATTCTTCCAAATTCAGATATATATCAAACTGATCCCCAAATCAAGATTCCGTTGTTTTCATCATTATTGTTTTATTTCCGACTTATAAAAGTTGTAAAATTTTCAAACGGGCAGACAAAAAAGAAAATTTACGATAGATATAATTGGGTTGCATCTTCTATAGCAGTTTTGCGCGCCGCAGAAAGTGTCGGAATAAAAGTAAGTGTAAAAGGGATGAAAAATATAACAAGTTTTGATGGTCCGGCTGTAATTATTGGAAATCATATGAGCACGCTGGAAACTTTACTTTTGCCTTCATTTATTCAGCCGGTAAAAAGTGTTGTTTACGTAATAAAAAAAGAACTTGTAGATTTTCCATTATTCGGACCGGTTGCAGCTGCGCGACATCCAATAATTGTTGGAAGAACAAATCCGCGTGAAGATTTAAAAATTGTAATGGATGAAGGCTCGGAAAATCTTCAAAAGGGAAGATCAGTAATTATTTTCCCTCAAAAAACAAGAACTTCATATTTTGATAAATCTTCGTTCAACTCGCTCGGAGTAAAATTGGCTAAGAAAAATAATGTTCCCGTTATTCCCTTGGCTTTAATTACGGATGCTTGGGGAAATGGAAAATTGGTTAAAGAATTCGGTAAAATTGATCCCGCCAAAAAAGTACATTTTGAGTTTGGAAAACCAATTAATGTTGAAGGAAACGGAAACGAACAGCATGAATTTGTTCTGAATTTTATTACTCAGAAATTTACGGATTGGGGAAGAACAGATTTAATTTTGTGA